TCGGTTCAGAGGGCGCGGAGCCCATCGAGCACCTCCTTCAGCAGATCGGTTCCGGGTTCGGTGAAGCCGCCGGCGTGGGTCTGCAGGCGGCCGGCCGCGACGAGGTCGCCGACCAGGACCCGGACGGCGCTGACCGGCAGGTCCAGGTGCGCGGCGGCCTCGGCGACCGACAGGACGCCGCCGTCGCAGAGCCGCAGCAGCGCGCGCAGCTGCGGCGGCGCGTCGACCGGGAGGGGTTCGGCGGTCCCGCCGGGCGGCGGGACCGTGTTCAGCAGCGTGTCGACCCCCAGCCGGTCGCCGGGTGCGGCCGCGCGCCCGCCGGTGACCACGTAGGCCCGCAGCGGCGTGTCGCGGTACTCGCCGGGGCCGGACAAGTCAGCCGTTCCCCCGGGCGGGCGTGGCGAGCTGCTCGCCGAGCTTGAGCACCATCGCCTGCATCTCCTGGGCGACGAGCGCCGCGTTGATCACCGGGCCGGTGACGACGGCGAGGCACGAGCGGGCGGCGGCGCTGCGGACGAACAGGTAGCCGCCCTCGTGCCCGACCATCAGCTGGTGCAGGGCCTTGGCGCCGGTGCCGAACTCGCCGGCCTGGTCGCGCGACAGCGACAGCAGCCCGCTGCAGCGTGCGGCGAGCCGGTCGGCCTCGTCCCGTCCGGTGTCGGCGGAGCGGGCCTTGAGCAGGCCGTCAACGGTGCACACGATGGCGTGCCGGACGCCTTGGACGCGGGCGAGCCGCGCCACCACCCAGTCCTGGTCAGCCGTCATCGTTCCTCCTGTCGTCGTCGGTGGGGGGATGCCCCGGGTCCGGGGCGGCCGCGTCCGGTGCGGGGGTGTTCGGCGCGGGTGCGCCGGACGCGGAAGTGTGCGGGATGAGGGCGTCCATCAGCGCCCCGGCCTCTTCGGGGGTCTCGGGCGGCGGGGCGACCGGCGGCGGGGGGGCCGGGTCCGGGGCGGCCGGGCGGGCGGCGCGGTGGCGGCCGCGGCGGGCGACGCGCTGCGGGAGGACGTCGGCGGCGCCGCCGGGCGCGTCGTGCCCCGCGTCCCCGGACGCCTCGGGCGTCGTCCCGGACGCGCCGGGCGGGGGCTCCGGGACGTCCGGGGGCGCGAGGGCGCCGGGGCGGCCGGGCACGGGCGGGTCGGCGACCATGGCGTCGGGGACGAGGACGACCGCCTGCAGGCCGCCGTAGGGGGATTCGCCGATGCTGACCTTGAAGCCGTGCCGCCGCACGTAGCGGGCGATGACGGCGAAGCCGAGGCGCGGCACCTCGCCCATGTCGGCGAGGGTGACCTCGCGGGCGCCGTCCAGCAGTTCGCGGGCGAGGGTGAGGCGGGGTTCCTCCAGCCCGGCGCCGTGGTCGTCGATGCGGAACACCGCGCCCTGCGCGGCGGCGGTGACGCCGACGGTGACGGGCGCGGCGGTCGGCGAGGACTCGGTGGCGTTGGCGAGCAGTTCGGCGAGGACGTGGATGACGGCCTCGAGCACGACCGGGCCGATCGCGAGGTCGGGGTCGCCCTCGATGCGGACGCGCTGGAAGTCCTCGATGCGGGCGGCGGCGGACTGGACGACCTCGGCGAGCCGCATCGGGGTGTCCCACTGCTGGCCCTCCCACGTCCCGGCGGCGATCGCGAGACCCTGCGCGAGGCGGGCGGACTGCGCGGCGAGGTGGTCGACGGCCTGGCAGGCGAGGTAGACGTCGGCGTGGTCGCCGTGGCGTTCGGCGGTGACGGCGGCCTCGGCCTGCACGCGGTGCATGGCGGACTGGACGCGCCG
The nucleotide sequence above comes from Actinomadura algeriensis. Encoded proteins:
- a CDS encoding ATP-binding protein — protein: MMNPTPLPSAPGPASLLPAACAAVLAVAAPLLPGADLGALHKALAVLLAVAALTAAAAAWRLRARCRAALAAAARDAEDRAAELRRRTDELRRRDAADAERERARHVHVAAAVAQRDALAAMADHLLTAQLPAAMRGEPVPPPLTGDPGVAAGGAALARARDAALDAVAGMRADARGRLESQQLATVALARRVQSAMHRVQAEAAVTAERHGDHADVYLACQAVDHLAAQSARLAQGLAIAAGTWEGQQWDTPMRLAEVVQSAAARIEDFQRVRIEGDPDLAIGPVVLEAVIHVLAELLANATESSPTAAPVTVGVTAAAQGAVFRIDDHGAGLEEPRLTLARELLDGAREVTLADMGEVPRLGFAVIARYVRRHGFKVSIGESPYGGLQAVVLVPDAMVADPPVPGRPGALAPPDVPEPPPGASGTTPEASGDAGHDAPGGAADVLPQRVARRGRHRAARPAAPDPAPPPPVAPPPETPEEAGALMDALIPHTSASGAPAPNTPAPDAAAPDPGHPPTDDDRRNDDG
- a CDS encoding roadblock/LC7 domain-containing protein is translated as MTADQDWVVARLARVQGVRHAIVCTVDGLLKARSADTGRDEADRLAARCSGLLSLSRDQAGEFGTGAKALHQLMVGHEGGYLFVRSAAARSCLAVVTGPVINAALVAQEMQAMVLKLGEQLATPARGNG
- a CDS encoding DUF742 domain-containing protein; translation: MSGPGEYRDTPLRAYVVTGGRAAAPGDRLGVDTLLNTVPPPGGTAEPLPVDAPPQLRALLRLCDGGVLSVAEAAAHLDLPVSAVRVLVGDLVAAGRLQTHAGGFTEPGTDLLKEVLDGLRAL